A genomic region of Thunnus albacares chromosome 4, fThuAlb1.1, whole genome shotgun sequence contains the following coding sequences:
- the LOC122980071 gene encoding uncharacterized protein LOC122980071: protein MPPKKGAGASPSQPPVKMMKIGTDTQEFGGDPADDKYTLAEESSYSPFPKNEHETIDFDEENVASPGIRTDTISLLMKIEQLQAQLKYERRCRILAERELRELKEMNTLMMQMRHTAHELRVTLDHVLQGGDAAVAPQNSQDDASISFLAEPDAEMRAVHNIPEDDHNFLYLSENLRVPKNLYERIAEIADYKKYTSALLMMLFDRETLATHSLQGRRNSFTGEDCHKPQLPPDILRSIIDHVSDKFGVDGSQIKTAIRTKLNNEDKLLKKRLGLGKAENKSILDQNFCQDASLLPENSAI from the exons aTGCCACCAAAGAAAGGGGCAGGAGCGTCTCCATCCCAACCCCcagtgaagatgatgaagatcgGCACCGATACACAGGAGTTTGGCGGTGATCCAGCGGATGATAAGTACACGTTGGCTGAAGAGTCCAGTTACTCACCTTTTCCCAAAAACGAG CACGAAACCATTGATTTTGATGAAGAAAATGTTGCAAGTCCAGGTATCAGAACAGACACCATCAGTCTCCTCATGAAAATAGAGCAACTGCAGGCGCAACTCAAATATGAACGCAGATGTCGAATTTTGGCcgagagagagctgagagagcTGAAAG AGATGAACACTCTCATGATGCAGATGAGGCACACGGCGCATGAACTGCGAGTCACTCTTGATCACGTTCTCCAAGGAGGTGACGCGGCAGTTGCACCGCAGAACTCTCAAGACGATGCATCTATCTCTTTCCTGGCAGAGCCTGATGCAGAGATGAGAGCGGTTCATAATATCCCAGAG GATGATCACaacttcctgtatctctctgagAACCTTCGAGTACCAAAAAATCTTTATGAGCGCATCGCAGAGATCGCAGACTACAAGAAGTACACTTCCGCGCTGCTGATGATGCTTTTTGACAGAGAAACTTTGGCCACACACTCTCTGCAGGGCCGGAGGAACAGTTTTACTGGAGAAGATTGCCACAAGCCTCAACTCCCACCTGATATCTTGAGAAGCATTATTG ATCATGTGTCAGACAAGTTTGGTGTAGATGGCAgtcaaataaaaactgcaatCCGGACGAAGTTAAATAATGAGGACAAATTATTGAAGAAGAGACTGGGGTTGGgtaaagctgaaaacaaatcTATTCTTGATCAAAACTTTTGCCAAGATGCTTCACTCCTTCCAGAAAATTCAGCGATATGA